In one window of Henckelia pumila isolate YLH828 chromosome 1, ASM3356847v2, whole genome shotgun sequence DNA:
- the LOC140861719 gene encoding uncharacterized protein, with protein sequence MAHDQVDPNTAIVTVPDKSISGFSISLPSGEELSSDLIIRGCSVQMQSHELLADLIILNMSDFEVIFGMDWLSRYEATIDYKQRTVSLKTKDGEPFLFHATPKHNSSLLISVGLPPAREVEFGIELMPGTQPVSKAPYRLAPTEMKELKEQLQELLNKGFIRPSVSHWGAPIAFLGHLVSAKGIVVDPSKIEAIKNWVTPKNATEIRSFLGLAVLKKKLMTTPILAIPEGTGRFVIYTNASKSGLGAVLMQDGKVIAYASRQLKIHEKNYPTHDLELAAVVFALKLWRHYLYANVIADVLSRKSATLNRMTTQQEFIVDFERLRLEVVEPMEVCALSTLTMVPSLLDKIRTGQASDQQLLTWKLKDEAKGGALYTVKDGIVHHKGRMWVPAVDLLREDVMTEAHTVKVEHQRPA encoded by the exons ATGGCACATGATCAAGTGGATCCGAATACAGCTATAGTTACAG TACCGGATAAGTCAATATCAGGATTTAGTATATCCTTGCCTTCAGGGGAAGAATTGAGTAGTGATTTGATTATCAGAGGATGCAGTGTACAAATGCAGAGTCACGAGTTACTTGCTGATCTTATTATCCTGAATATGTCTGACTTTGAAGTGATATTTgggatggattggttgtctCGATACGAGGCTACTATAGACTATAAACAGAGAACggtttccttgaaaactaaGGATGGAGAACCGTTTCTATTCCATGCCACACCGAAACATAATTCATCTCTTTTAATTTCAGTAG gattacctccagctaGGGAGGTAGAATTTGGAATTGAATTAATGCCTGGAACCCAACCAGTTTCCAAAGCACCATACAGGTTAGCACCGACTGAaatgaaggaattgaaggagcaactaCAAGAGCTACTCAATAAAGGTTTTATTAGACCAAGTGTATCGCATTGGGGTGCACCg ATTGCATTTTTGGGTCACCTAGTTTCGGCTAAGGGAATAGTGGTTGATCCATCAAAGAtagaagcaattaaaaattgggTTACTCCAAAGAATGCTACAGAGATACGGAGTTTCTTGGGATTAGCGG TGTTGAAGAAAAAGTTGATGACAACACCAATACTAGCCATACCAGAAGGCACAGGTCGATTCGTAATTTATACAAATGCTTCCAAGAGTGGATTAGGGGCTGTCTTGATGCAAGATGGAAAGGTGATAGCATATGCTtcacgacagttgaagattcatgaaaagAATTACCCTACCCATGACCTCGAATTGGCAGCAGTTGTCTTCGCGCTCAAACTGTGGagacattacctttatg ctaatgtaatagCAGATGTTTTGAGTCGTAAATCTGCAACTTTGAATAGAATGACAACTCAACAAGAGTTTATTGTAGATTTTGAACGACTCAGATTGGAAGTAGTTGAGCCGATGGAAGTTTGTGCCTTATCAACCTTAACAATGGTTCCAAGTTTGCTCGACAAGATTCGAACAGGTCAGGCTTCAGACCAGCAATTATTAACTTGGAAACTTAAAGATGAAGCTAAAGGGGGTGCATTGTATACAGTGAAGGATGGGATCGTGCATCACAAAGGGCGAATGTGGGTACCAGCAGTAGATTTACTGAGGGAAGATGTGATGACTGAGGCTCACACT gtgaaagttgAACATCAAAGGCCAGCATGA
- the LOC140861712 gene encoding uncharacterized protein has protein sequence METSFEFMQITDADRLRCANYMFRDDARVWWNGAKAALNLTTLTWNGFKDVFYDKYFTVSTRTRLAREFLEIRQGNMSIAEYVKKFERGRYFVPMISGDPAEELKHFTEGLNSFIKKDVRLSGAKNYKDAVDQTMLS, from the coding sequence ATGGAGACTTCTTTTGAATTCATGCAGATCACGGATGCGGATAGATTGAGATGTGCTAACTATATGTTCCGCGATGATGCTCGTGTTTGGTGGAATGGAGCCAAAGCAGCGTTGAACCTAACCACCCTtacttggaatggattcaaggATGTGTTCTACGATAAATATTTCACAGTGAGCACCCGAACCCGATTGGCCAGAGAGTTTTTGGAGATCCGTCAAGGAAACATGTCGATTGCGGAGTATGTGAAGAAGTTTGAAAGGGGGAGATACTTTGTACCGATGATTTCTGGTGATCCTGCTGAAGAGTTGAAACACTTTACAGAAGGATTGAATTCCTTCATCAAAAAGGATGTTAGACTAAGTGGAGCGAAAAATTACAAAGATGCGGTGGATCAGACCATGCTGTCCTAA
- the LOC140876496 gene encoding serine/threonine-protein kinase PBL27-like — MGCFPCFGSSKKEGSDNTNVIKEVAKDSVKEGLAAQSNSHLKRVSSDKSKSRSSNESKKETAIAKEPMAHIAAQTFTFRELAAATKNFRPECLLGEGGFGRVYKGRLESTSQVVAVKQLDRNGLQGNREFLVEVLMLSLLHHQNLVNLIGYCADGDQRLLVYEYMPLGSLEDHLHDLRPDKEPLDWNTRMKIAAGAAKGLEYLHDKANPPVIYRDLKSSNILLDEGYFPKLSDFGLAKLGPVGDKTHVSTRVMGTYGYCAPEYAMTGQLTLKSDVYSFGVVFLEIITGRKAIDNTKGAGEHNLVAWARPLFKDRRKFPKMADPLLQGRYPIRGLYQALAVAAMCLQEQAATRPLIGDVVTALTYLASQTYDPNAPVSQGNKIGPSTPTPRLRTDQRNLSDGTDNLDEPTTHGSPSSHKNSPNFRKREFNNGAELRRVETGCGSGRKWGLEESEQPDSQRDSPSGKARETPRNRDLDRERAVAEAKVWGENWRERKRMNE, encoded by the exons ATGGGGTGTTTTCCTTGTTTTGGATCATCAAAAAAAGAAGGGAGTGATAATACCAATGTAATTAAGGAAGTAGCTAAGGATTCTGTCAAAGAAGGATTAGCAGCTCAGTCTAACAGTCATTTGAAGAGAGTTAGCTCTG ATAAATCAAAATCACGGAGCAGCAATGAGTCTAAGAAGGAAACTGCCATTGCCAAAGAGCCAATGGCCCATATTGCTGCACAAACATTTACTTTTCGTGAGCTTGCTGCAGCTACAAAGAACTTTAGACCAGAGTGTTTGCTTGGTGAAGGTGGTTTTGGACGTGTTTATAAAGGTCGACTGGAAAGCACAAGCCAG GTGGTTGCGGTGAAACAGCTTGACAGGAATGGCCTTCAAGGGAATAGAGAATTTTTGGTGGAGGTTCTAATGCTTAGCCTCTTACACCACCAAAATCTTGTCAATTTGATAGGATATTGTGCTGATGGTGACCAACGACTTCTTGTTTATGAGTACATGCCATTAGGATCTCTAGAGGACCATTTACATG ATCTTCGACCTGATAAAGAACCATTGGACTGGAATACAAGAATGAAGATTGCAGCTGGTGCAGCAAAGGGATTGGAGTATTTGCATGACAAAGCCAATCCACCGGTTATATACCGAGACTTAAAGTCTTCAAATATTCTTCTCGATGAAGGATACTTCCccaagttatcagattttggacTTGCAAAACTCGGCCCTGTTGGGGATAAAACTCATGTCTCGACAAGGGTGATGGGGACATATGGTTATTGTGCTCCTGAATATGCCATGACCGGCCAACTTACGCTGAAATCTGACGTTTACAGTTTTGGAGTTGTATTTCTTGAAATCATCACTGGCCGAAAGGCTATTGACAACACCAAGGGAGCGGGGGAGCATAATCTTGTTGCATGG GCAAGGCCTCTTTTCAAAGATCGAAGAAAGTTTCCGAAAATGGCTGATCCTCTGCTGCAAGGTCGATATCCAATTCGTGGGCTTTATCAAGCATTGGCAGTGGCTGCCATGTGCTTGCAAGAGCAAGCTGCCACAAGACCTCTTATTGGAGACGTTGTGACCGCTTTGACTTATTTAGCATCCCAAACTTACGATCCTAATGCTCCTGTTTCACAAGGTAACAAGATCGGTCCATCTACACCCACGCCTAGACTCCGGACTGACCAGAGGAATTTATCTGATGGGACCGATAACCTAGATGAGCCCACCACCCATGGTTCCCCATCCAGTCATAAAAACTCCCCCAATTTCAGAAAGAGGGAGTTCAATAATGGGGCTGAGTTGAGAAGGGTCGAAACTGGATGTGGGTCAGGTCGTAAATGGGGTTTGGAAGAATCAGAACAACCTGATTCTCAAAGAGATAGCCCTAGTGGCAAGGCAAGGGAGACTCCAAGAAACCGGGACTTAGACAGGGAACGTGCGGTTGCTGAAGCTAAGGTTTGGGGTGAGAATTGGAGGGAAAGAAAGCGCATGAATGAATGA